The Acidimicrobiia bacterium genome contains the following window.
CCTCGACCGGGTCGGTCTGCGGCTCACCGTCGGGGTCGCCCGGACGAAGTTCCTGGCCAAAGTCGCGAGCGGCGTCGCGAAGCCCGACGGCCTGCTCGTCGTGCCACCCGACGGCGAGCTCGCCTTTCTCCACCCGTTGCCGGTCGAACGGCTCTGGGGCGTCGGGCCCGTCACGGCGGGCACCCTCCACGACCGAGGGATCGCCACCGTCGGCCAGGTCGCCCAGCTCGCGGAGACGGTGCTCGTCGCGATCCTCGGTCGGGCCGCGGGCCGGCATCTCCATGCCCTCGCGCACAACCGCGATCCCCGACCCGTCGTGCTCGGTCGCCGTCGCGGCTCGATTGGCTCCCAGCGCGCGCTCGGCCGTACCCGAGCCTCGCCCGATGCCGTCGACGCCGCTGTCGTCGCGCTCGTGGATCGCGTGACCCGTCGAATGCGGTCAGCCGGCCGGGTGGGGCGGACCGTCGTGCTGCGCTTGCGCTTCGACGACTTCTCGCGTGCGACTCGGTCCCACACGCTGGCGCAAGCGACCGCGCACACCGAGACGATCCTCGTCGCGGCACGCGCGCTGCTGACGATGGCGATGCCGATGATCGAACGCGAGGGCCTCACGCTGGTCGGTGTCGCCGTCTGCAACCTGGATGACAGCGGGGCGGTCCAGCTCACGCTGCCGCTCGATCGTCACGGCGTCGCGCTCGACGACGTGCTCGACGACGTGCGGACCCGGTTCGGATCGGCCGCGGTCACTCGGGCGGTGTTGCTCGGCCGCGATCAGGGCCTCTCGGTCCCGATGCTCCCGGACTGACCGGCCCGCGGCGGAGCCGTCGGATCGCCCACCGCGGCCCTCGGCCGGGCGTCACCGGTGGCGGAACGCCCTCCCGGGCGCGTTGGCGATGGACTACAACGGGCCGTCGGTGGTCGTACCGGGCTGGGCCCGGACCCCGCGCCGGAGTCGGGTTGAGGACAGGGAGGGTTCGGCGCCGTGAGCGACCCGCAGGACCGCGTGGCCACGCGTGAGCCGGCCGCGACTCGGTACGGCGACTGGGGACCCGCGGTGCGCGTGCGCGTCGAGCACGGCGCGGCTTGGGCGTTCGCACGCGCCGTCAAGGACGAGAACCCGGTCTACGCCTCCGCCGCCGCGGCGGCCTCGGCCGGCCTGTCCGGGATCCCGGTGCCCCCCACGTTCAGCTTCGCCTGGCTGCACGCGTGCGCGCTCCCAGACCTGCAGCCCGACGGCTCGGTGCCGCCATCGATGCTGCCGCCGGGCACCGACCTGTTCGGGACCGGGGGCCCGGCCCGCGGCGTCTACCTGCACGGCGAGCAGACGTTCACCTTTCACCGCCCGCCGAGGGTCGGTGAGGTCCTGGACGGCAGGACCCGGGTCTCGGCGCCGGTCGCGAAGTCGGCCCGTCGGGGGCAGATGGTGCTGAGCCACGTCCAGACCCGCTGGTCGACGCCGGACGGGGCGCCGGTCGTGACCGAAGACGCGACGTACATCCTCCTGCTCGACGGGTGACGGTGCGACCGACCCCTCACGAGCCGTCCCGGGCTGTCGAGGGTCGCGTCGGGTCCTCGCCCGAACCCGCGGCGACAGGCGCGGCGGTGTTCAGCGTCCGAGCCGAGCCCGCCCGGGGCGCGTTCCTGCCGCCGGCGCTCGTTCGGCTCTCGGGTCTTGACCTGCTGCGGACCTACCTCGACGGGGGCTACGACTGGGCGCCCGTCGCCCATCTCACCGGGATGCACCCGACCCGGGTCGACGCGGGGACGGCGCGTTGCGTCATGCCGTTGTCGGACTGGCTCCGCTCGTCGCACGGGCGGGTCAGCGAGGGCGCCCTCCTCATCCCTGCCGACAGCGCGCTCGGCTCGGCCGTGCACACGACGCTGCCCGCCGCGACGCTGTACACGACGGCGGAGCTCTCCCTGTCGTGGATCCGCCCGGTGGAGCCCGGCGGCCTCGTCGTCGCTGACGCTCGCGCCGTGTACACGAGCGACACGTTGGGGTTGTCCCAGGTGACGCTGACCGACGACGAGGGCGAGCTCATCGGCGTCGGCGCGTCGCGCTGCACGGTGTTCCCCCCCGTGCCCGAAGGCGTCAGCCCCCCACCCGGACCCGAGCCGCTCCGACCGCCGCCGTCGGAGCCTGCGACCGGGCCCGCCGACCCCTACCTGCGTGCCGTCGAGGGCGAGGTCCTCGAGGATCGGGTCTGGCGGGCCTCGGGCGGCCGGGACGTCCTCGAGGGGCAGCGGCGGGGCAGCCTCCCGCAGCCGCCGCTGCATCACCTGTTCGGGTTGGCACCGGTCGAGATCGGGGACGGGCGGGCGGTCTTCTCGCTGCCGTGCACCCGGTGGGTCTCGAGCCCGGTGGGGTTCGTGCAGGGCGGGGTGATCGCGCTGCTCGGGCACACGGCGCTGCTCGGCGCGGTGGAGGCGACGGTGCCGCCCGGAGGCGGTTGCGCGCCGCTCGACCTCAAGGTGAACCTGCTCCGGCCCGTGGCGCCAGACGGCCGCGACCTGGTGGCGAGCACCCAGGTCGTGCACCAGGGCCACACCTACGCCATCGCCACCGGGGAGGTGCAGAACGCCGACGGCAAGCGGGTCGCCCTCCTGACCGGGTCGGCCGCGTACCGCCCGTCGCCGTAGGAGCCGGGCTTCGGGCGCCGCCGGCGGGCTCGATCCCGCCCCGGACCGGCGGGCCGCCGGAAGGGGTGTTGGCGCAGCGGCCCAGGACCTGGTACGCGTATTAGTGGCGGGAAAGGGGTCAGTGAGGATGGAGTCGCGCCGGTTATCGCCGGCGGTGTGCGGCATCGGGACGGTCACCGGCTACGGCTGGGGCAAAAAACACCTTTGGGACGGACTCCTGCGCGGCGACTCCGCGGTTCGCCCCACCCCGGGCTTCGGCTCCTTGTTCGATCGCGACGAGATCTGGGTCGCGATGATCCCGGACGACGAGACCGCCGGCGTCGAGACGAAGTTCAGCCGGTCGTTGCGGGCGGCCGCCGGCGAGGCGGTCGAGGACGCGCGGGACCGGGGCTGGCGGCCGGGCCCGACGGTCGGTCTCATCCACGCCGTCGTCCTCGGCGAGGTCGGGCTCTGGCGCGACTTCTACGGCGTGAAGGGCGGCCGGGCGTCCCGCCGGGAGTACGTCCAGCTCATGCCCTCAACCGTGGTGACCAACCTCATGATCGAGCACGGCTTCCACGGCCCGTGCATGAACGTCGTCGCGATGTGCGCGTCGGGCAACGCGGCGCTGCTCACCGCCAAGCTCTGGCTGGACGCCGGCGTCGTGGACGACGTGCTCGTGGTCGCCACCGACGTGTCCGGGACGCCCGAGAACGCCCGCCAGATGGTGGACCTCGGGGTCGTCGTCGTCGACAGCCCGCCGCTCGACGCCTGCCGGCCCTTCCAGGAGGGCAGCCGGGGGTTCGTCGGCGGTGAGGCCTCGGTGGGCCTCGTCGTGTCGTCCCGGCCCGCGGGCGCCTACGCGACGATCCTCGGCGGCGCGATGTCGCACGACGCCCACCACGCCATCGCGCTCGCCGGCAAGCCCGAGCACATCGAGGCGTGCTACCGGGCCGCGCTCGTCAACGCGCACACCGACCCCGAGGACATCGTCTACTTCAACGCCCACGGGCCCGGGACCCGCCAGTGCGACCGCGCCGAGGCTCAGCTCTTCGACCAGCTGTTCCCGGGCGCGGCCGGGATCTTCTCCTTCAAGCCGCTGGTCGGCCACTGCCAGGGCGCCGCCGCCGCGGTCGAGGTCGCGATCTCGTGCCTCGCCTACCAGGAGGGAACCATCCCCGCGCCCCCGGCGGTGGCACCCGGGCACCCGCGGCTGGTCTCGGGGCCGATCGCCCGGCAGCCGGGGGTGACGTTCAAGTCGTCGATCGGGATGGGGGGCTACAACACGGCCCTGCTGCTCGACGAGCCCGACCACTGACAGCGTCGAGAACACCACTCTCCGTGCTAGGCTGGGCAGCCCTGAGGGGCGTGGGGCTCTTCGTCACGCAGTGGGCAGCTAAAGCGGCCTACGCCGGGTAAATCGGCGGGAGGTCTTCGTCGTTTCTATGACCGTGGATGGGCACTCCGAGTTTTGCACCCGCGCGGGCGGCGTCGACGGGGTCGAGCCGGCCGCCGGGTTCGAGCAGCTCTGGCGGGTGGCGACATTCGAGTTCGACTGCGCCAGCGACTTCGTCTACTGGTTCGACGACCCGAAGCCGTGCCTGAACCTGTCCGAGAACCAGGCGGCGCAGCTGCTCGAGCCGATCCTGGCGTCGGTCCGCCACGGCACGCCCTGGGAGCACTACGACCTCGACCAGACCCTCGACGACCTCGGGGGCGACCCGGTCAACCTCCGGGTGCAGGCCCGCCTCCTCCACGACTCCGACGATCGGGTGACCGGTCTCCTCGGCATCGTCACCGACGTCTCCGACCAGCGACGCACCGAGCAGGCGCTGCGCGGGGTCATGGACCGGTACCGGCGCCTGGTCGAGCTCAACCCGGATCCGGTCGTCGTCCACCAGCAGGGCGTCGTTCGCTACGTGAGCCCGGCCGCGCTGAAGATGGCAGGAATCGAACGGGCCGAGGAGTGGGTCGGGCACTCGATCACCGACTTCCTCCACCCCACCTCGGCCGACGCCGCGCTGAAGCGCATCGCGTCGCTGACGGAGCCGGGCATGGTCTCGGAGCCGGCCGAGGTCCTCCTCGTCGCCCCCGACGGAACCGTCCGGCCCTACGAGTCGATCAGCGTCTGCGTCGAGTGGGACGGCCGACCCGCGCACCAGGTCATCCTCCGGAGCGTCGCCGAGCGTCGTCGGGCCGAGGCCGCGCTCCGCTACCAGGCCAGCCTCGTCACCCACGTCTCGGACGCGGTCATCGGCGCCGACCCGGACGGCCGCATCCGGGCCTGGAACCCCGCCGCCGAAGCGCTCTACCGGCGATCGAAGGCCGACGTCATCGGCCTGTCGGTGCTCGAGGTCCTCGGGCCCGAGGCCGTGGCCACCGACGGGACCCCTCGCCCCGGCGAGGTCGAGCACCGACGCGCCGACGGCAGCCGCTTCAGCGTCCACGTGTCCGTCTCCCCGCTCCGCGACCAGCTCGGGAAGCCCGCCGGGGCGGTCGCGGTCTGCACGGACCTCACCGAGCGCCTCGAGCGCCTGGCCGCCGAGGCCCGGTACAGCGCCGTGGTGGCGGCGCTCGACGAGGGCGTCATCGTGGTCGACGAGCACGAGACGATCACGTCCGTCAACGCGTCGGCCCGGGCGATGCTGGGCCCGGTCGTCGAGGTCGGCGCGTCCGCCGGGGACCTGCTGGAGTGCTGGTCGCTCGTCGACGAGGCCGGGGACAGCCTCCCACGCGCCGACCACCCGCTGACGGTGGCGTTGCGCACCCGGGTGCCGCAGAGCCGGGTCGTCATCGGCGCCGTCGGCGAAGCCGGGCCGCGCTGGTTCTCCGTGAGCGCCCAGCCGCTCGGCGCCGAGGACGGCCAGCCGGGCGACACGGTCGTCTGCTCGTTCTCCGAGATCACGGACCGCAAGCTCGTCGAGGAGGAGCTCAACTTCCAGGCCACCCACGACCCCCTCACTCGCCTCGCCAACCGCGACCTGATCCTCCGACGCCTCGGTGAAGCGGTGGAGACCCGGTGCGACGATTCCGTCTCGGCCCTCCTGCTCGTCGACCTCGACCGCTTCAAGACCGTCAACGACACCCTCGGCCACTCGGTCGGCGACCGTGTCCTCCAGGAGATCACCCGTCGGATCACCGAGGTGGTGGATGGCGTCGGGGAGGTGGGCCGACACGCCGGTGACGAGTTCATCGTCGTCTGCCCCGTCGTCCGCGACCCCGACCTCGCACGGCAACTCGCCGACGAGGTCGGCGGCGCGATCCGCGCCCCGCTGCAGCTTCCGTCCGGTCGCGAGATGGTGGTGACCGCGAGCATCGGCATCGCGTACAGCAGCACGAGCGCGGAGACCCCCGAGGTCGTCCTCTCGCACGCCGACATCGCCATGTATCGAGCGAAGGAGCAGGGACGTGCGCGCACGGCCGTCTTCGACGAGGACCTGCGCGCGGCGATGTCGCGCCGGCTGCTCGTGCACGAGGGGCTGCGCCAGGCCATCGACGCCAACGAGCTCACCGTCCACTATCAGCCCATCGTGCGGGCGAGCGACCGCGCCGTCATCGGCGTCGAGGCGTTGGCGCGATGGGAGCACCGGCTGCTCGGCAAGATCACGCCCGGCGAGTTCATCCCGGTCGCGGAAGACACCGGGATGATGATCGAGCTCGGGACGCGGATCCTCCACCGCGCGTGCGACGACGTCGCTCGCTGGACCCGGTTCCAGCGCTGCTCGCCCGACCTGGCGCTGAACATCAACATCTCGACGCAGCAGCTGACGGACCCCGGGCTCCTGACCGCCGTCACCGACGCCCTCCAGCGGACGGGGCTCGAGGCCAGCCGGCTCTGGTTCGAGGTCACCGAGAGCGTGCTCATGGAGGACGCCGACCGCTCGGCCGCGACCCTCGACGGGTTGCGTGCGATCGGCACCCACCTCGCCATCGACGACTTCGGGACCGGCTACTCGTCCTTGAGCTACCTGAAGCGCTTCCCGGTCCAAGCCCTGAAGATCGACGTCTCGTTCGTCGAGGGCCTCGGCTCGGACCCGGAATCGGAGGCGATCGTGGCCGCCATCATCGGTCTGGCGCGGTCGCTGCGCCTCCAGACCATCGGCGAAGGCGTCGAGACCGAGGTCCAGCTCGGCCGGCTGCGGGAGCTCGGGTGCGAGCTCCTGCAGGGGAACCTCCTCAGCCGGCCGAAGCCGGCGCACCTGATGGACCTGCAGGGCCGAGGCTCGGTGGCGTCCGACCCCCCCGCCCGGGCGCTGCACCCCGCCGGCGGGCCCCAGCGCGTCGCACGCGGGGCTCACGGCGCGCCGTCGACCCCCGCGCCGCCCGACGGAGTCGCGTCGACGCGTGACGCGCTCCAGCGCGTGGCGGAGAGCAACTGACCCACGGGCTCGACGGCGAGACGTCGCCGGCGGCCCGCGACCGGTCGCCCACGCAACCAGTCGCCCCGCCGCCGGCGTCAGCCGTCGCTCCCGGCGGTGGCGCCCGCGGCGGCCGGGACGGCATGCTCCCGCCGGGGGAGGATCCTGGTCGTGTCGAGGCTGACCAGCGTGGTGGCGCAGCGGCTCATGGCGCTGCCGGCGCCGCTCGACCGGGCCGTGGGAGTCGCGCCCGACGTCGGGGTGTCGATGGACGACGGCGTGGTCCTGCTCGCCGACCTCTACACCCCGGCGGGCCCAGGCCCGCACCCGACCGTCCTCGTCCGGAGCCCCTACGGTCGGCGCGGCCCGCTCGGGCTGTTCCTCGGCCGGGCGTTCGCCGAGCGGGGCTACCGGGTCGTCCTGCAGAGCTGTCGCGGGACCTTCGGCTCGGGCGGCGACTTCGAGCCGCACTTCCACGAGCGGGCCGACGGCCTCGCCACCGTGCGCTGGATCGAGGCCCAGGACTGGTTCGACGGTCGGCTGGCGATGAACGGTCCCAGCTACCTCGGCGACGTGCAGTGGGCGATCGCCGACGCCGTCGGCCCGTCGCTGCGGGCGCTGTGCACCCACGTCACGTACTCCGACATCACCCAGCACTGGTACCGGGGCGGCTCCTTCTCCCTCGAGGACGCCATCGAGTGGTCGAGCATGGTCAGCGAGCAGGAGCACGGCCGGTTCCGCGGCCTCCGGGACCTGCTCGAGACCCGCAACCGCCGCATCGACCGGGTCATCGACCACCTGCCCGTGGGCGAGCTCGACCGGCAGGTGCTCGGCCGGCCGCTGCCGTTCTGGCACTGGTTCGTCGACCACGCCTCCGACGACGATCCGTTCTGGGCGCCCGTCAACCACTCGGCGCGGCTCGGCCACGTCAGCGCCCCGGTCCTCCAGGTGGGCGGCTGGTACGACATCTTCCTGCCCGTGCAGCTCGCCGACCACGACCGGCTCGTCCAGGCCGGACAGCACCCGCGCCTCGTGATCGGGCCGTGGACCCACACCGCCGCGCCCGGCTTCCGGGCTCAGCTGACCGAATCCCTGCTTTGGCTCGACCACCACGTGCGCGGCGTCCACCCCGGTGACGCCGACGCGCCCCCCGTCCGGCTCTTCGTGATGGGCGCGGGGCGGTGGCGCGACTTCGCCTCCTGGCCCCCAGCCGGGTACCCCCCACAACGGTGGCACCTCCACCGCGGCGGTCGCCTCGCCCCCGCCGACCCCGAGCCGAGCGACCCCGACCGGTACACCTACGACCCCGCGGACCCGACCCCGATCAGCGGGGGCACGCTCCTGCGCCGCGCCGGCGGGCGCCGCGGCCAGGGCCGCACCGAGGCCCGGCCCGACGTCTTGGTCTTCACGAGCGACGTCCTCGGCCGCGATCTCGAGGTGATCGGCGCGGTCGGCGCCGACATCCACGTCGCCTCCGACCTCGAGGACTTCGACGTGTTCGTGCGCCTCTGCGACGTCGACCCGAAGGGCCGCTCCCGGAACGTCTGCGACGGCATCACGCGGGTCAGCCCGTCACGATGGCCGCGACCTCCCGACGGCGTCTGGGCCGTCCACGTCGAGCTCTGGCCGACCGCGCAGCGCTTCGCCGCTGGGCATCGGGTCCGGCTCCAAGTCTCGAGCGGCGCCCACCCGCGGTTCATTCGCAACCTCGGCACCGGCGACCCGCTCGCCACCGCGACCGCCATGCGCGTGGCCCACCAGGCGATCTACCACGACCCGCAGCATCGGTCGACCGTCAGCCTTCCGATTGGAAGCGCCTCGTAGGGCCGGCCACGTCGATTCCGCACTCGGAACGGTGTCCAAGCAGGCGGCAGGCGGCGCGGGAAGCCGCCATCGCCTCCGCCGCTCCGCGAAGCCAGCGCGCGCGACGGTCGCGAGTCGTCGGCTCGGCCT
Protein-coding sequences here:
- the dinB gene encoding DNA polymerase IV — translated: MFVASEATILHADLDAFYASVEQRDDPRLRGRPVIVGGGVVLAASYEAKAYGIRTAMGGARARRLCPQAIVVEPRMSAYSDASRAVFEVFDDTTPLVEGLSIDEAFLDVGGLRRVSGTPTEIAARLRRDVLDRVGLRLTVGVARTKFLAKVASGVAKPDGLLVVPPDGELAFLHPLPVERLWGVGPVTAGTLHDRGIATVGQVAQLAETVLVAILGRAAGRHLHALAHNRDPRPVVLGRRRGSIGSQRALGRTRASPDAVDAAVVALVDRVTRRMRSAGRVGRTVVLRLRFDDFSRATRSHTLAQATAHTETILVAARALLTMAMPMIEREGLTLVGVAVCNLDDSGAVQLTLPLDRHGVALDDVLDDVRTRFGSAAVTRAVLLGRDQGLSVPMLPD
- a CDS encoding MaoC family dehydratase N-terminal domain-containing protein, with amino-acid sequence MSDPQDRVATREPAATRYGDWGPAVRVRVEHGAAWAFARAVKDENPVYASAAAAASAGLSGIPVPPTFSFAWLHACALPDLQPDGSVPPSMLPPGTDLFGTGGPARGVYLHGEQTFTFHRPPRVGEVLDGRTRVSAPVAKSARRGQMVLSHVQTRWSTPDGAPVVTEDATYILLLDG
- a CDS encoding PaaI family thioesterase codes for the protein MFSVRAEPARGAFLPPALVRLSGLDLLRTYLDGGYDWAPVAHLTGMHPTRVDAGTARCVMPLSDWLRSSHGRVSEGALLIPADSALGSAVHTTLPAATLYTTAELSLSWIRPVEPGGLVVADARAVYTSDTLGLSQVTLTDDEGELIGVGASRCTVFPPVPEGVSPPPGPEPLRPPPSEPATGPADPYLRAVEGEVLEDRVWRASGGRDVLEGQRRGSLPQPPLHHLFGLAPVEIGDGRAVFSLPCTRWVSSPVGFVQGGVIALLGHTALLGAVEATVPPGGGCAPLDLKVNLLRPVAPDGRDLVASTQVVHQGHTYAIATGEVQNADGKRVALLTGSAAYRPSP
- a CDS encoding beta-ketoacyl synthase N-terminal-like domain-containing protein, producing the protein MESRRLSPAVCGIGTVTGYGWGKKHLWDGLLRGDSAVRPTPGFGSLFDRDEIWVAMIPDDETAGVETKFSRSLRAAAGEAVEDARDRGWRPGPTVGLIHAVVLGEVGLWRDFYGVKGGRASRREYVQLMPSTVVTNLMIEHGFHGPCMNVVAMCASGNAALLTAKLWLDAGVVDDVLVVATDVSGTPENARQMVDLGVVVVDSPPLDACRPFQEGSRGFVGGEASVGLVVSSRPAGAYATILGGAMSHDAHHAIALAGKPEHIEACYRAALVNAHTDPEDIVYFNAHGPGTRQCDRAEAQLFDQLFPGAAGIFSFKPLVGHCQGAAAAVEVAISCLAYQEGTIPAPPAVAPGHPRLVSGPIARQPGVTFKSSIGMGGYNTALLLDEPDH
- a CDS encoding EAL domain-containing protein; this translates as MDGHSEFCTRAGGVDGVEPAAGFEQLWRVATFEFDCASDFVYWFDDPKPCLNLSENQAAQLLEPILASVRHGTPWEHYDLDQTLDDLGGDPVNLRVQARLLHDSDDRVTGLLGIVTDVSDQRRTEQALRGVMDRYRRLVELNPDPVVVHQQGVVRYVSPAALKMAGIERAEEWVGHSITDFLHPTSADAALKRIASLTEPGMVSEPAEVLLVAPDGTVRPYESISVCVEWDGRPAHQVILRSVAERRRAEAALRYQASLVTHVSDAVIGADPDGRIRAWNPAAEALYRRSKADVIGLSVLEVLGPEAVATDGTPRPGEVEHRRADGSRFSVHVSVSPLRDQLGKPAGAVAVCTDLTERLERLAAEARYSAVVAALDEGVIVVDEHETITSVNASARAMLGPVVEVGASAGDLLECWSLVDEAGDSLPRADHPLTVALRTRVPQSRVVIGAVGEAGPRWFSVSAQPLGAEDGQPGDTVVCSFSEITDRKLVEEELNFQATHDPLTRLANRDLILRRLGEAVETRCDDSVSALLLVDLDRFKTVNDTLGHSVGDRVLQEITRRITEVVDGVGEVGRHAGDEFIVVCPVVRDPDLARQLADEVGGAIRAPLQLPSGREMVVTASIGIAYSSTSAETPEVVLSHADIAMYRAKEQGRARTAVFDEDLRAAMSRRLLVHEGLRQAIDANELTVHYQPIVRASDRAVIGVEALARWEHRLLGKITPGEFIPVAEDTGMMIELGTRILHRACDDVARWTRFQRCSPDLALNINISTQQLTDPGLLTAVTDALQRTGLEASRLWFEVTESVLMEDADRSAATLDGLRAIGTHLAIDDFGTGYSSLSYLKRFPVQALKIDVSFVEGLGSDPESEAIVAAIIGLARSLRLQTIGEGVETEVQLGRLRELGCELLQGNLLSRPKPAHLMDLQGRGSVASDPPARALHPAGGPQRVARGAHGAPSTPAPPDGVASTRDALQRVAESN
- a CDS encoding CocE/NonD family hydrolase, coding for MSRLTSVVAQRLMALPAPLDRAVGVAPDVGVSMDDGVVLLADLYTPAGPGPHPTVLVRSPYGRRGPLGLFLGRAFAERGYRVVLQSCRGTFGSGGDFEPHFHERADGLATVRWIEAQDWFDGRLAMNGPSYLGDVQWAIADAVGPSLRALCTHVTYSDITQHWYRGGSFSLEDAIEWSSMVSEQEHGRFRGLRDLLETRNRRIDRVIDHLPVGELDRQVLGRPLPFWHWFVDHASDDDPFWAPVNHSARLGHVSAPVLQVGGWYDIFLPVQLADHDRLVQAGQHPRLVIGPWTHTAAPGFRAQLTESLLWLDHHVRGVHPGDADAPPVRLFVMGAGRWRDFASWPPAGYPPQRWHLHRGGRLAPADPEPSDPDRYTYDPADPTPISGGTLLRRAGGRRGQGRTEARPDVLVFTSDVLGRDLEVIGAVGADIHVASDLEDFDVFVRLCDVDPKGRSRNVCDGITRVSPSRWPRPPDGVWAVHVELWPTAQRFAAGHRVRLQVSSGAHPRFIRNLGTGDPLATATAMRVAHQAIYHDPQHRSTVSLPIGSAS